A region from the Lolium perenne isolate Kyuss_39 chromosome 4, Kyuss_2.0, whole genome shotgun sequence genome encodes:
- the LOC127302989 gene encoding guanine nucleotide-binding protein alpha-1 subunit, with product MAVLTCVLESMGSSCSRSHSLNEAEAAENGKSADIDRRILQETKAEQHIHKLLLLGAGESGKSTIFKQIKLLFQTGFDEAELRSYTSVIHANVYQTIKILYDGAKELAQVELESSKYVISPDNQEIGEKLSEIGGRLDYPLLSKELVQDVRKIWEDPAIQETYSRGSILQVPDCAQYFMENLDRLAEADYLPTKEDVLHARVRTNGVVEIQFSPLGESKRGGEVYRLYDVGGQRNERRKWIHLFEGVNAVIFCAAISEYDQMLFEDETQNRMMETKELFDWVLKQRCFEKTPFMLFLNKFDIFEEKIQKVPLTVCEWFKDYQPLAPGKQEVEHAYEFVKKKFEELYFQSSKPDRVDRVFKIFRTTALDQKLVKKTFKLIDESMRRSREGA from the exons ATGGCAGTGCTTACATGTGTGCTTGAAAGCATGGGTTCATCCTGTAGCAGATCTCATTCTCTAAATGAGGCGGAAGCAGCTGAAAATGGAAAA TCTGCAGACATCGACCGGCGAATTTTGCAAGAGACAAAGGCAGAGCAACACATCCACAAGCTCCTACTTCTTG GTGCCGGAGAATCAGGGAAGTCTACAATATTTAAACAG ATAAAACTCCTTTTCCAAACTGGCTTTGATGAGGCAGAACTTAGGAGCTATACATCAGTCATCCATGCTAATGTGTATCAGACAATTAAA ATACTATATGATGGAGCTAAAGAACTAGCTCAGGTGGAATTAGAGTCTTCAAAATATGTTATATCCCCAGATAATCAG GAGATCGGAGAAAAACTATCAGAAATCGGTGGCAGGTTGGATTACCCATTGCTCAGCAAAGAACTGGTGCAGGATGTGAGAAAGATATGGGAAGATCCAGCCATTCAG GAAACTTACTCACGTGGAAGTATTCTGCAAGTTCCGGACTGTGCACAGTACTTCATGGAAAATTTGGACCGATTAGCTGAAGCAGATTATCTACCAACAAAG GAGGATGTGCTACATGCTAGAGTACGAACAAATGGTGTTGTAGAAATTCAATTTAG CCCTCTCGGAGAGAGCAAAAGAGGCGGCGAGGTATACAGGTTGTATGATGTAGGAGGTCAAAGAAATGAGAGGAGGAAGTGGATTCATCTTTTTGAAGGTGTTAATGCTGTAATCTTTTGTGCTGCCATTAGCGA ATATGATCAGATGTTGTTTGAGGATGAGACACAGAACAGAATGATGGAGACCAAGGAACTCTTCGACTGGGTATTAAAGCAAAGATGTTTTGAG AAAACACCGTTCATGCTGTTCCTCAACAAATTCGACATATTTGAGGAGAAAATACAAAAG GTTCCTTTAACTGTATGTGAGTGGTTTAAAGACTACCAGCCGCTTGCACCTGGCAAACAGGAGGTGGAGCATGCCTATGA GTTCGTCAAGAAGAAGTTTGAAGAGCTCTACTTCCAGAGCAGCAAGCCCGATCGTGTCGACCGAGTGTTCAAGATCTTCAGAacaacggcattagaccagaaacttGTAAAGAAAACGTTCAAGCTGATCGACGAGAGCATGAGACGCTCCAGGGAAGGAGCCTGA